The window TATCCAAGCTCTGAGATTTCTCTGGAATCCTTAGACGACGTCGTTTCAATGTAGGTTACTGAAGAaagatcctttttctttttcttcttgttcttcgtcGCCTTCGTCTACTGTAAGCGTGGTTAAGCGTACCTCGAAGTGATGCTGAAAGCTTCGGCTGATGTTTCGCTTCGTTCTTTCACGGTCTTTGACACTCCAGACAGACTTTCTAGCCGTAGAATGACTTCTGCAGTGGAGGTTGTGATGGCATTTCGGTTTCAACTGttttttcttctgcttcttctcttctgttttCGCTTCAGTTCGTCCGACGATTCCGACCCCAACGACGGTGAGTAACTTGTGATCTATCTGCTTCTATACATCGAAGCTCAAACGACAGCACCACCTGAACGATTAATTaagccttctttttgttttggtagaaGATTAATTTAGCTTTTAATGAGCTTGGTCGTGTTTTTCTTTGCTTTGGGATCACTTATCTAGAAGTTACCGCCATTATTTAAACAAATAACTAACTTCTCTTCCCGTTATTAGATGTCTTTTTGTTCGCTTGATTCTAACCTGCGTGcttctaattattattattttcatttttctgtttccctGTAAAGCTCGCTCTCGTTCGCAttctgtttctaatttatttatgaACAAAATCATTGTTAAAGGTGCGACGCTGTTGGAGATCAAGAAATCTTTCCGTGACGTCGACAATGTGTTGTATGACTGGACGGATTCCCCGTCTTCGGACTACTGTTTCTGGAGAGGAGTAACATGTGACAACTCGACCTTCAATGTCATTGCACTGTAAGATTCTTCCTCTTATCAGTTTTCTAGTCGATGGAGATAGCAGTTAGTGTGGTTAGAGTTTGATGGGTTGCTCTTTATTACACATTTCTAAGATTGTTTCATTTCAGTCCGAAAGTTTGTTTAATCCAACCAACCTCTACTTTTGATTGTTGTAGTAATCTATCGGGTTTAAATCTTGACGGAGAAATCTCACCTGCGATTGGGGATCTGAAGGGCCTACTCTCTGTGTACCATTCTGCATCTTTTAAAACTGTTCATTagtaaaaatttaagaaatgaaAATTACATTGAATATTCTGTAGGGTTTACATCAAtgtggattctttttttttttttggcagtgATTTAAAGGGCAACCGCCTCTCTGGACAGATCCCGGACGAGATTGGGGACTGCTCATCTTTGAAAAACCTGTAAGTCCTGTTTGGTGGCGGGTGTTCCCCCCACCTTCTGATAAAACTGCCATACTGTAGTATTTCATTATGTCttatttatcattttagtaCTTGATTATGACAAACCGGTTGTATGTGGATTAATTGGTATTATCTTAGGGACCTGTCTATGAACAACATCTATGGGGACATACCATTTTCAATCTCAAAGTTGAAACAGTTAGAAAACCTGTAAGTTTTCACTTGAGCATTTTCACCATTACTTTGTCGGTTTGCTTGTCATCCCTGACTTCCTGTAATATTTATATTGGATTATAACTGCAGGACTTTGAAAAATAATGAATTGATAGGACCCATTCCTTCAACCTTGTCTCAGATTCCAAGCTTAAAAATCTTGTAAGTTAATTTGTCCTGTCATGTCTTTCACCATTCGTTTCTGTTTCAGGCTTTTGTTGCTTGACATTCATGAGTTTCCTTGCCAATGTCCAGGGATCTAGCCCAGAATAACTTGAGTGGTGAAATACCAAGGCTTATTTACTGGAATGAAGTATTACAGTATCTGTGAGTACTTATTACCGATATTTGATGTCAGTACAAattatatctttttctttgagaccatgtttttttttcaaaactattttttcttttccttctactTCACTCGATGCTATTCTGGTTTAGTATCTTCTGACCCTGATAAAGTCTTTATTCAGGGGCTTGCGTGGAAACAATTTAATAGGAACTCTCTCTCCTGATATCTGCCAATTGACTGGGTTATGGTATTTGTAAGTCATTGTCTGTTCTCTACAATATTCAAATACTCTACATCTTGTGGCATATATGGGCTTTACCAATTCTGTCGTTTACCTTTTGCAGTGATGTTAGAAACAACAGTCTGACTGGTAGCATTCCTCAGAATATTGGCAATTGTACTAGCTTCCAGGTCTTGTATGTACATTTCCTAACTACATTAGATAAATTTCTCAACGTGGAAAGTGAGCATTTCTGAAGTTCTCTCTGTTGTTTCAATTGGTAGAGACTTGTCCTACAACCAGCTTACTGGAGAAATTCCATTCAATATAGGGTTCTTGCAAGTTGCCACATTGTATGTTACCTACAACCTTTTTTGTTTGTAACAAGTAGTTGAGTACTAAAGTATCTTCCTAATTGTTTATTGGAATTTGTCTTTATGTCTAGATCTCTGCAAGGAAACCGGTTGTCTGGGCAAATTCCATCAGTGATTGGTCTCATGCAAGCTCTTGCTGTGTTGTAAGCACTCTAAATCTACCGTTTTGGAACCAGTAATATTTTAAGATGGATTGATTACCCAGAAATTGCAATCATTTCTTGGTTATGTTGCCATCTTAACCATGTTCATCTTATATCACCCTTAGGAGTTCTTGCCTTCCATTATTTTGTTCCATCTTATGTGATTATTCTCTGctgctttttctttgtttcattttgcATGCAGAGATTTAAGCTGCAACCAGTTAACTGGACCCATTCATCCCATTATTGGCAATTTGTCTTACACAGAGAAACTGTGAGTGATTTCCTATCACATTATATTTACATGCTTTCACCCCCTCCcccaagaaaaaataattttactaATTCCCAAGTACATGAAGACATACCGTCACATActagattttaatttttattaaaaaatgaaaatacaagTGTCTGAACATGTTCATGTCTAGTCACAATTAGTAACGCTTGTCTCCACTTTCGCCCACTGCCATGAAACTTTAATGCAAAGCTGGTTAGATCCTcaactttcttttttggatttcaTTAATATTGTAATCAATAGATGCCAGAGTTTGTTGGAGATTCATACGTCTACTTCTGTACTTGACTGTATGTGTACATTTTTTCTAGGTACTTGCATGGTAATAAGCTGACAGGATCTATTCCACCGGAGCTTGGAAACATGACAAACCTCCACTATCTGTAAGGATAAGTTTTCCGTAATAGTGGTTTTTATTTCACAATGATTTGCCGCACAGCATTGAATACTACCTCCACAGCTTCCCTCATTTCGGTGGCAGGACCATAACCAAGAAATGATTGCATTGCTCCAAAACACTATCGTTAAAATCTGTGCAGTAAATAATTGTGAAAATTAGGCCTTGCTGGTTTGTTTGACCATTTTATTGGTAGGACCATCTACTCTATCTTGGGAGTTAAAATTTCATTGCATTTCAATGGTCATGATTCTGCAAAAAGGTAGTTAATTTAGTGACGTTCTTTAGAAAGGACCACTAGcactaagtgcatttttttgggatGGGGGATTTCTTAGTTGAGGTCAGTGATCGAGTGGTTAGGTTGACTTGCATATGCATAACGTGGAAAGCTGTGCAGCAATCGTAAATACCTTATTCAAGGAGGTGGGCTGTACCACCAGAGTTTTTTTCATAATATCTGATATATACAATCTCTGATAGTCGCTATTTGACGCTGTTAAATTTTGCATTTGCAGGGAATTGAACGATAATCACCTTACTGGGCATATCCCACCTGAGCTTGGGAAGCTCACTGAATTGTTCGACTTGTGGGTCTTAATCCCTAAATTACTTTATCTGGAAtgattaaatttaatttttttctgctGTTAAGAACAGTTTGAATATAAGATTAAAGAAGGAACTAACTCAATATTTTCACAGGAATGTTGCAAATAACAATCTTGAAGGGCCAATTCCTGCCAATCTTAGCTCATGTACAAACCTCAATAGTCTGTAAGGATTTGTTTTAACTTTTGCCTTGTTCCTCAGCTGTTTGAAATTCTTTAGTTGTTGAATGTGTTGTTGATACCTCAAGAAAATGGCAGCAATGTGCATGGAAACAAATTGAATGGAGCCATCCCACCCCAGTTTGAAAGGCTTGAGAGTATGACAAACTTGTGAGTAGtctattttatctatttttgcTGATATCAGAGAATTCCTAGTTGTGTAGTCTAGCCATGCGATTGGGctattttttgctaaaaggatcTTTGGTAAGTTAAACCCTTTCAAAAAATACCCATTCACTTGTGGACGGAAGTTGGCAGAAGATGGGAAAACATGCATTCTCATGTTTTTCTCATTAGATATGTGCCGCTCTGCATATGCTTTGCTATCGAAAATTCCTCACCATTGTGCTCATTGATTTGGCTTGTAAACGAAAGTTCATATTTGAATGTGATACCCTATGGATAGTGATTActaattacatttttttatttcacatccAGGAATCTCTCCTCAAATTATCTTAAGGGCCACATCCCAATAGAGCTGTCTCGAATTGGTAATTTGGATACCCTGTAAGTATTGACTGCTTCAGAAAATGTTAATTCCTCACTGGTGCTACTTCTGAGTGTCATGctatcatttattttcttgtcAGAGATATTTCTAATAATATGATCAGTGGTtccattccttcttcccttGGTGACTTGGAGCATCTTCTAAAACTGTGAGTTCTACTGTCCAGTGATCTGTTGCTTCTGAAACTAATTGAGTTTTTCACTACTTCTTGATGGTGATGGTTATTTTCCCTAAGTAGGAACTTGAGCAAGAACCGTTTAACTGGATATATTCCAATTGAGTTTGGAAATCTGAGGAGTGTGATGGACATGTAAGATGACCTGAATAGTTGTGACTCATTatgatctttcttcttccctttttccttcttcttttttatttttattttttattttttattttttaaaagccAATCTTACTTTGCGTTGTAGAGATCTTTCAAGCAATCATCTTGCAGGCCCGATTCCCGAAGAGCTTGGTCAGCTTCAAAATCTGTACTCACTGTGCGTTCCTCTGTTTTTCATTGAATGTCGCTGTTCTTTAGTAgttgggaaaaagaggaaaaaaatttagttcattttttagcatttttttgtgTGCGTGTCTTAATGATTAGTCTCTGTTAGTATGGacagtttcttcttttctttggccaatgatgGTCCTGGCATTGTAGATAGTTGTCATAGTTCTAGACAGAATGTAACTATCAACTGAAGAGAAACCACATACTTGGACCCCACCCACTACATTTACTTGGGTGAATTATAGAACTGGTTAGGAGATTGGATGATCTGATCTTTGATTGTAAATGACGAAGTGGTTGCTATTGTATTCCATTTGTAGAGTGTATTACTCTACTATACTGTAGCTGAACTGATATGtttctttttgtgttttttgagTTTATAATCTTGGGTGCAAACTGATGACAGGAGAGCAGAAAACAACAATTTATCAGGTGATGTGCTGCCTCTGATTAGCAGCTTCAGTCTCACCATTCTGTAAGTATTTGTTGTTATATTATTTATTGCTCTGTCTTCAATTTAGATAGACCACTATGATGGTGGAATAATTGGATTTGCCTGTAAACTTAATGTATCCAAGCAGAAATGTATCTTACAACAACCTAGTTGGTGAAATTCCCATGAGCAACAACTTCTCTAGGTTTAGACCTGATAGGTGAGATGGCTAATTTTCATTCTGGTTATATTTAGTCATTGCTAACATGTTCAGCCATTTCCAAGTTCCATGGtcatgatttcattttttttacaaGTCAACTTGAAtgcttctctttatttattttcccaCCTCTGATAATCCTTCATTTCATGAACTGGACCATCACGTGAGCAGCTTCGTAGGGAATCCTGGTCTTTGCGGATATTGGCTAAGTTCTCCTTGTCAGGTATCACACCTGCCAGAACGAGGTAAACAAGCTCATTCATTTGCTTGATGCAAATCAGAGGATAGTGGTGTCAAATTTTTAACTTTccattttattaaattttttttttgggggggggggggNNNNNNNNNNNNNNNNNNNNgggggggggggtggtggtgtcTTGAAGCTGATTCATCAGAGCGGAGTGCAGACCATTTGATCTGTAGCTCCATACTGAATTTCACTGACCAAAGTGTAATTGGCATAAATTTTAGGGAACATGCCATCCAAGAGGCTGTTCTGAGTTGTTGAACTTGTATTTGTGTGTACCTGTAGGGCAGATTTAATGCAAACAATGTAATGTATGAAGgttttcacctaaaaaaaattcatacttTTTGTTCCTTCAATACTTCTGCCTCTTTTCGAGAAAAGATGTTGTCCCCTGAAAGATGGCGAATTTTCACAGGATCTACTTCATTAATAGAAGTTCCACAACAATACAAAaaatactttttatttatttatttatttttaatgcatAATTGGGAGCatatttcaatttgaaatcagTTAATTGTTGCCTTTCCTTGTTTTCTTAATCTTTAGATTGTGTTTACAGCTACAATCTCTAAAGCAGCAATCCTAGGCATTGCTTTGGGTGCCCTTGTGCTCCTTCTTATGATATTAGTGGCAGCATGTCGGCCGCAAAATCCATCAACTTATCCGAAAGGATCCCCGGACAAACCAGGTATTTCTCTTTCTAATAAACACATTATAATTAACAAGTAATCTTTGAAAGGAAATGTGGGAACACAGGTTGCTTTAAATAATGCTACTTTTTTTGTTTACCCattataaagaagagaaaaatcgtATGGTTGTGACTGACCCAAATAagtgaattatttatttatttttaatttattttatgacATTTTTGATATACTGCTTGGATACATTTTAGCAAACTAAGTTATTGTCCTCTGCTAAATGCTTGTTGAACTTCAGTTAACCATATGGCACCAAAGTTGGTGATTCTTCACATGAACATGGCTCTTCATGTCTATGAGGACATCATGAGGATGACTGAGAATCTGAGTGAGAAGTATATAATTGGTTATGGTGCATCAAGCACAGTGTACAAATGTGTGCTGAAGAACTGCAAGCCAGTGGCTATTAAGAGACTCTATTCTCACTACCCACAGAGCCTGAAGGAGTTTGAGACTGAGCTTGAGATAGTTGGAAACATCAAGCATCGGAATCTCGTCAGCCTTCA is drawn from Macadamia integrifolia cultivar HAES 741 chromosome 7, SCU_Mint_v3, whole genome shotgun sequence and contains these coding sequences:
- the LOC122084355 gene encoding LRR receptor-like serine/threonine-protein kinase ERECTA: MLKASADVSLRSFTVFDTPDRLSSRRMTSAVEVVMAFRFQLFFLLLLLFCFRFSSSDDSDPNDGATLLEIKKSFRDVDNVLYDWTDSPSSDYCFWRGVTCDNSTFNVIALNLSGLNLDGEISPAIGDLKGLLSVDLKGNRLSGQIPDEIGDCSSLKNLDLSMNNIYGDIPFSISKLKQLENLTLKNNELIGPIPSTLSQIPSLKILDLAQNNLSGEIPRLIYWNEVLQYLGLRGNNLIGTLSPDICQLTGLWYFDVRNNSLTGSIPQNIGNCTSFQVLDLSYNQLTGEIPFNIGFLQVATLSLQGNRLSGQIPSVIGLMQALAVLDLSCNQLTGPIHPIIGNLSYTEKLYLHGNKLTGSIPPELGNMTNLHYLELNDNHLTGHIPPELGKLTELFDLNVANNNLEGPIPANLSSCTNLNSLNVHGNKLNGAIPPQFERLESMTNLNLSSNYLKGHIPIELSRIGNLDTLDISNNMISGSIPSSLGDLEHLLKLNLSKNRLTGYIPIEFGNLRSVMDIDLSSNHLAGPIPEELGQLQNLYSLRAENNNLSGDVLPLISSFSLTILNVSYNNLVGEIPMSNNFSRFRPDSFVGNPGLCGYWLSSPCQVSHLPERATISKAAILGIALGALVLLLMILVAACRPQNPSTYPKGSPDKPVNHMAPKLVILHMNMALHVYEDIMRMTENLSEKYIIGYGASSTVYKCVLKNCKPVAIKRLYSHYPQSLKEFETELEIVGNIKHRNLVSLQGFCLSPSGNLLFYDYMENGSLWDLLHGPLKKKKLDWEARLQIAVGAAQGLAYLHHDCSPRIIHRDVKTSNILLDKDFEAHLTDFGIAKSLCTSKSHASTYIMGTIGYIDPEYARTSRLTEKSDVYSYGIVLLELLTGKKAVDNDANLHQLIMSKAANNAVMETVDPDITSTCKDLGAVKKVFQLALLCTKKQPSDRPTMHEVSRVLGCFVTSPVTTKQLGPQLLLPPLPPPPPPPPAATMPSYINEYANLKDPSKVNCGSLSTSDAQLFLKFGEVISQNSV